The following are encoded together in the Gemmatimonadaceae bacterium genome:
- a CDS encoding TetR/AcrR family transcriptional regulator gives MPTPRRRSPLTRERILRAAVRLADKQGLDALSMRRLATTLKVEAMSLYTHVANKDDVLDGMVDLIIGEITLPTPGGDWKTAMRARATSAHAVMLAHPWAPMLVVSRISVGPNMLRYIDATLGTLRQAGLSWAETDRAWNAMDSHIYGFTLQLQNFPVDPAEYASAAANYLPMLPADKYPYMHEMSKLVADGLHDGTHDFAFGLELILDGLDRLRAR, from the coding sequence ATGCCCACACCCCGTCGACGGTCGCCCCTCACCCGGGAGCGCATCCTGCGTGCGGCCGTCCGCCTGGCCGACAAGCAGGGCCTCGACGCGCTGTCGATGCGGCGGCTGGCGACCACGCTCAAGGTCGAGGCGATGTCGCTCTACACGCACGTCGCCAACAAGGACGATGTGCTCGACGGGATGGTGGACCTGATCATCGGTGAGATCACGTTGCCCACCCCCGGCGGCGACTGGAAGACGGCGATGCGCGCGCGCGCGACCTCCGCGCACGCGGTGATGCTGGCGCACCCCTGGGCGCCGATGCTGGTGGTGTCGCGGATCAGCGTGGGCCCCAACATGCTCCGCTACATCGACGCCACGCTCGGCACCCTGCGCCAGGCCGGGCTGTCGTGGGCCGAGACGGATCGCGCGTGGAACGCGATGGACAGCCACATCTACGGCTTCACGCTGCAGCTGCAGAACTTCCCGGTCGATCCCGCGGAGTACGCCTCGGCGGCGGCGAACTACCTGCCGATGCTTCCCGCCGACAAGTACCCGTACATGCACGAGATGTCGAAGCTCGTGGCCGACGGGTTGCACGACGGGACGCACGACTTCGCGTTCGGGCTGGAGTTGATCCTCGATGGCCTGGATCGATTGCGGGCGCGGTAG
- a CDS encoding response regulator transcription factor, which translates to MRVLLVDDEAPARARLRRLVDEMPPDMDVTVVGEAEDGEQAVEQIGDLGPDVVLLDIRMPRLDGFGVVDTMGDAMPLTIFCTAHDEHALAAFEARAVDYLLKPVQPERLRAALERARHLLAGSATARRRGMRAVAAIVESGGHFLLRLLVHDDTRACLLPVERIDHIRAERNYCDIRSGGRTYRVRRTLSSLAARLDPKLFLRINKSDIVRLDAVREIQPWSHGDYRVVLHDGTTLSWSRRYRAAVESP; encoded by the coding sequence ATGCGCGTCCTCCTGGTCGATGACGAGGCGCCGGCGCGCGCACGACTGCGCCGGCTCGTGGATGAGATGCCCCCCGACATGGATGTCACGGTCGTGGGCGAAGCCGAGGACGGCGAGCAGGCGGTCGAGCAAATCGGCGACCTGGGGCCCGATGTCGTCCTGCTCGACATTCGCATGCCGCGCCTGGACGGATTCGGGGTGGTTGACACGATGGGCGACGCGATGCCCCTCACCATCTTCTGCACGGCCCACGACGAACATGCGCTGGCGGCCTTCGAGGCGCGTGCCGTGGACTACCTGCTGAAACCGGTGCAGCCGGAGCGCCTTCGCGCGGCACTGGAGCGGGCACGGCACCTGCTCGCCGGCAGCGCGACAGCCCGTCGGCGCGGCATGCGCGCGGTGGCGGCCATCGTCGAGTCGGGAGGTCACTTCCTCCTGAGGCTCCTGGTCCACGACGACACCCGCGCCTGCCTGCTGCCAGTCGAGCGCATCGACCATATCCGCGCCGAGCGGAACTACTGCGACATCCGCTCGGGCGGAAGGACTTACCGGGTGCGCCGCACACTGAGCTCGCTCGCGGCGAGGCTCGACCCGAAGCTCTTCCTGCGCATCAACAAGAGCGACATCGTGCGACTCGATGCGGTGCGTGAGATTCAGCCCTGGTCGCACGGCGACTACCGCGTCGTGCTGCACGATGGCACGACACTCAGCTGGAGCCGCCGCTACCGAGCCGCGGTCGAGTCGCCGTAG
- a CDS encoding septum formation initiator family protein: MARHPVAGDDPPRKRRPLVFALKAVFWLFILYFAVEGGEYGTSDLFSVRRRIDETKVAIDSLRRVTDSLSLQKRDVMTNPAVQERIAREEFGMVKGDRELVYHVLRPDSSAVSADSAARVPSP; encoded by the coding sequence GTGGCGCGCCATCCGGTGGCGGGTGACGATCCGCCGCGCAAGCGCCGGCCGCTGGTGTTCGCGCTGAAGGCCGTGTTCTGGCTCTTCATCCTCTACTTCGCGGTGGAGGGGGGCGAGTACGGCACCAGTGACCTGTTCAGCGTGCGGCGCCGGATCGACGAGACGAAGGTGGCGATCGACTCGCTGCGTCGGGTGACGGATTCGCTGAGCCTGCAGAAGCGGGACGTGATGACCAACCCGGCGGTGCAGGAGCGGATCGCACGGGAGGAGTTCGGGATGGTGAAGGGTGACCGGGAGCTGGTGTATCACGTGCTCCGGCCCGACTCCTCGGCGGTGAGTGCGGACAGTGCGGCCCGGGTGCCGTCGCCCTGA
- the eno gene encoding phosphopyruvate hydratase translates to MSTIVDITAREILDSRGNPTVEADVTLDSGVVGRAAVPSGASTGEREAVELRDGDKSRYLGKGVLNAVQAIEEQIAPALAGMSAQDQMGVDNAMLELDGTPNKAKLGANAILAVSLATARAAADDVDMPLWRYLGGPMARTMPVPMMNILNGGAHATNTVDFQEYMIVPIGAETFRDALRMGAEVFHALKKVLVKRGLATGVGDEGGFAPDLKTDEDALKLVIEAIEAAGFAPGQEIAIALDCAASELFSGGTYDFKKSKAGKLGAQGMIDMYAGWMEKYPIVSIEDGLAENDWDGWKALTAQLGQKVQLVGDDLFCTNSEILAKGIENDVANSILIKVNQIGTLTETLLAMELAKSAGYASIVSHRSGETEDTFIADLAVATGAGQIKTGSASRTDRIAKYNQLLRIEEALGDAAEYPGGGVYGL, encoded by the coding sequence ATGTCGACCATCGTAGACATCACCGCGCGCGAGATCCTGGACAGCCGCGGCAACCCGACCGTGGAAGCCGACGTGACGCTCGACAGCGGCGTCGTGGGCCGTGCGGCCGTGCCGAGCGGCGCGTCCACCGGCGAGCGCGAGGCCGTGGAGCTGCGTGACGGCGACAAGTCGCGCTACCTGGGCAAGGGTGTGCTGAATGCCGTGCAGGCGATCGAGGAGCAGATCGCGCCCGCGCTGGCCGGCATGTCGGCGCAGGACCAGATGGGCGTGGACAACGCGATGCTCGAGCTGGACGGGACGCCGAACAAGGCGAAGCTCGGCGCCAACGCGATCCTCGCCGTCTCGCTGGCGACGGCACGTGCCGCGGCCGACGACGTCGACATGCCGCTCTGGCGCTACCTCGGTGGCCCGATGGCGCGGACGATGCCGGTGCCGATGATGAACATCCTCAACGGCGGCGCGCACGCCACCAACACGGTGGACTTCCAGGAGTACATGATCGTGCCGATCGGCGCCGAGACCTTCCGCGATGCGCTGCGGATGGGGGCGGAGGTGTTCCACGCGCTGAAGAAGGTGCTGGTGAAGCGTGGCCTGGCGACGGGTGTGGGTGACGAGGGTGGATTCGCCCCCGACCTCAAGACCGACGAGGATGCGCTGAAGCTCGTGATCGAGGCCATCGAGGCGGCGGGCTTCGCGCCGGGGCAGGAGATCGCCATCGCGCTCGACTGCGCGGCCAGCGAGTTGTTCAGCGGCGGCACGTACGACTTCAAGAAGAGCAAGGCCGGCAAGCTCGGGGCGCAGGGCATGATCGACATGTATGCCGGCTGGATGGAGAAGTATCCCATCGTGAGCATCGAGGACGGCCTGGCCGAGAACGACTGGGACGGCTGGAAGGCGCTCACGGCGCAGCTCGGGCAGAAGGTGCAGCTGGTGGGTGATGACCTGTTCTGCACCAACAGCGAGATCCTGGCGAAGGGCATCGAGAACGACGTCGCGAACTCGATCCTGATCAAGGTGAACCAGATCGGCACGCTGACCGAGACGCTGCTGGCGATGGAGCTGGCGAAGAGCGCCGGCTATGCGAGCATCGTGTCGCACCGCAGTGGCGAGACCGAGGACACCTTCATCGCCGACCTGGCGGTGGCGACGGGTGCCGGCCAGATCAAGACCGGCTCGGCCAGCCGCACGGACCGCATCGCGAAGTACAACCAGCTGCTGCGCATCGAGGAGGCGCTGGGTGACGCGGCCGAGTATCCGGGCGGCGGGGTGTACGGCCTGTGA
- a CDS encoding FKBP-type peptidyl-prolyl cis-trans isomerase yields MPPAVVRSRRPAATFAVLAAAALQGCSIDSKLPEYTDPATLTYATSTGVTSIAAMTRVNAQVYTQDITAGTGRTVVAGDSIATYYSGRLSGGYQFDSRARPSTPYIAVLDTTDLVRGVIKGWINGIAGMKVGGTRRIVIGPESAYRFSTVRDEFNTVIIPPNSVLVFEVEVTDAAPRQ; encoded by the coding sequence ATGCCCCCTGCCGTCGTCCGCTCCCGTCGCCCCGCCGCGACGTTCGCCGTCCTTGCCGCCGCCGCACTCCAGGGCTGCTCCATCGACTCCAAGCTCCCCGAGTACACCGACCCGGCCACCCTCACCTACGCCACCTCCACCGGCGTCACCTCGATCGCCGCCATGACCCGCGTCAACGCGCAGGTCTACACCCAGGACATCACCGCCGGCACCGGACGCACCGTCGTCGCCGGTGACAGCATCGCCACCTACTACAGCGGCCGCCTCAGCGGGGGCTACCAGTTCGACTCGCGCGCGCGACCCAGCACCCCGTACATCGCCGTCCTCGACACCACCGACCTCGTGCGCGGCGTGATCAAGGGCTGGATCAACGGCATCGCCGGCATGAAGGTCGGCGGCACCCGCCGCATCGTCATCGGCCCGGAATCGGCCTACCGCTTCTCCACCGTGCGCGACGAGTTCAACACCGTCATCATTCCGCCGAACTCGGTGCTGGTGTTCGAGGTCGAAGTCACCGACGCCGCCCCGCGGCAGTAG
- a CDS encoding 1-acyl-sn-glycerol-3-phosphate acyltransferase gives MMTPLAALMLVLVTIPVVAVVVIASYLGVPMRHGSIYETVQGFWARSLVFAGGVRRVVHNPERIEQHNACVYVANHVSWYDVFTLASVLPRWSFVAKDELRKIPIFGRGALGVGTIFVERENRRAAFQMYEKAALRIKEGASVVVFAEGTRGADYALRPFKKGPFVLAIASGVPIIPVVIMGTREVMGRGSWIVRPGKVHLHFLEPIPTEGLAYSDRERLVAQVWSSMAATMSSVYGIESDRGNALGTEDVAATVTADPQGTPATP, from the coding sequence ATGATGACTCCCCTTGCGGCCCTGATGCTCGTGCTGGTCACGATTCCGGTGGTCGCCGTGGTGGTGATTGCGTCGTACCTGGGCGTGCCGATGCGGCACGGCAGCATCTACGAGACGGTGCAGGGGTTCTGGGCGCGGTCACTGGTGTTCGCCGGCGGCGTCCGGCGGGTGGTGCACAACCCCGAGCGCATCGAGCAGCACAACGCCTGCGTGTACGTGGCCAACCACGTGAGCTGGTACGACGTGTTCACCCTCGCCAGCGTGCTGCCGCGCTGGAGCTTCGTGGCCAAGGACGAGCTGCGGAAGATCCCCATCTTCGGCCGTGGCGCCCTCGGCGTCGGGACGATCTTCGTGGAGCGCGAGAACCGTCGCGCGGCCTTCCAGATGTACGAGAAGGCGGCGCTGCGCATCAAGGAGGGGGCGTCGGTGGTGGTCTTCGCCGAGGGCACCCGCGGGGCCGACTATGCGCTGCGACCGTTCAAGAAGGGACCGTTCGTGCTCGCCATCGCCTCCGGCGTGCCGATCATCCCGGTGGTGATCATGGGCACGCGCGAGGTGATGGGCCGCGGGAGCTGGATCGTGCGGCCCGGCAAGGTGCACCTGCACTTCCTCGAGCCCATTCCCACCGAGGGGCTCGCGTACTCCGACCGTGAGCGGCTGGTGGCGCAGGTGTGGAGCAGCATGGCCGCCACGATGTCGTCGGTCTACGGCATCGAGAGCGACCGTGGCAACGCACTCGGCACCGAGGACGTGGCGGCCACCGTCACCGCCGATCCGCAGGGCACGCCCGCCACGCCGTAG
- a CDS encoding pyrroloquinoline quinone-dependent dehydrogenase, whose product MRNPSFASLLALCATSSSIAVGQQLPATEWPAYGGDPGGSRYSSIAQIDRGNVATLQRAWTFNTGEREPGSRSFEATPILVDGTLYLSTPLGKVFALDPVTGTQRWRHDARVSPRHGFGDFTSRGVSFFRDGNADATAACRSRIIAPTIDGRLLALDARDGTPCRDFGTDGVISLREGLRNRPFEFAEYEVTSPPAIIGGLIIVGSAIADNNRTDAASGEVRAYDARTGAKVWSWDPVPQDPKDPAYATWRGDDAHRTGAANAWSVIVADTARGLVFVPTSAPSPDYYGGKRLGRNDYANSVVALRAATGAVVWHFQTVHHDLWDYDNAAPPALVDVMVDGRLRPAVLQATKTGMLFVLDRETGVPLVPVEERAVPASDVAGEEAWPTQPFSTIPPLSPHRFVAGTAFGVSPATREFCRAQVASLRNEGIFTPPSLQGTLAFPSNIGGAHWGGVAWDATHRVAIVPVNTVAALIRLVPTEGTDIAALRRDATARGQQVNRLRNTPFHQVRGLLFGPDGVPCTPPPFGKLVAVDIAARRILWETPIGNPAAGHREGPALGSPNLGGAIVTAGGLAFIGATLDQKFRAIDVATGRELWSAVLPAGGKATPMTYVGANGRQYVVIAAGGDGGRFGSGDALVAFSLP is encoded by the coding sequence ATGCGCAATCCTTCCTTCGCGAGCCTGCTGGCACTGTGCGCCACCAGCAGCTCCATCGCCGTCGGGCAGCAACTCCCGGCCACCGAATGGCCGGCGTACGGTGGCGATCCAGGTGGCAGCCGCTACTCGTCGATCGCGCAGATCGACAGGGGCAACGTCGCGACCCTGCAGCGCGCCTGGACGTTCAACACCGGAGAGCGCGAGCCGGGTTCGCGTTCGTTCGAGGCGACGCCGATCCTCGTCGATGGCACGCTCTACCTGAGCACTCCGCTTGGCAAGGTCTTCGCGCTCGACCCGGTCACCGGGACGCAACGCTGGCGCCATGACGCCCGGGTCAGCCCGCGCCACGGCTTCGGCGACTTCACCTCGCGCGGGGTGTCGTTCTTTCGGGACGGGAACGCGGACGCAACGGCGGCGTGCCGGAGCCGCATCATCGCACCGACCATCGACGGGCGCCTGCTCGCACTCGACGCGCGTGACGGAACCCCCTGCCGCGACTTCGGCACCGACGGCGTCATCTCCCTGCGTGAAGGGCTGCGCAACAGGCCGTTCGAGTTCGCGGAATACGAGGTGACCTCGCCGCCGGCGATCATTGGCGGGCTGATCATCGTGGGGTCGGCCATTGCCGACAACAACCGCACCGATGCAGCAAGTGGCGAGGTCCGTGCGTACGATGCGCGGACCGGCGCGAAGGTCTGGAGCTGGGATCCCGTTCCACAGGACCCGAAGGATCCGGCGTACGCGACCTGGCGTGGTGACGATGCGCACCGAACCGGCGCGGCCAACGCCTGGAGCGTCATCGTCGCGGATACGGCTCGTGGTCTCGTCTTCGTTCCGACGTCCGCGCCCAGCCCGGACTACTACGGTGGCAAGCGCCTCGGCAGGAACGACTACGCCAACAGCGTGGTCGCCCTGCGCGCGGCAACTGGTGCCGTGGTGTGGCACTTCCAGACCGTGCACCACGATCTCTGGGACTACGACAACGCAGCGCCGCCCGCACTCGTCGATGTCATGGTCGACGGTCGCCTGCGTCCGGCCGTCCTGCAGGCGACGAAGACCGGTATGCTCTTCGTGCTCGATCGCGAGACGGGAGTGCCACTCGTGCCGGTGGAGGAGCGCGCGGTGCCTGCGAGCGACGTTGCGGGGGAGGAAGCGTGGCCGACACAGCCCTTCAGCACCATCCCACCGCTCAGCCCACATCGGTTCGTCGCAGGCACCGCGTTCGGCGTGAGCCCCGCGACGCGGGAGTTCTGTCGTGCACAGGTGGCGAGTCTCCGCAACGAGGGCATCTTCACGCCGCCGAGCCTGCAGGGGACGCTCGCCTTCCCATCGAACATCGGCGGGGCGCACTGGGGTGGCGTGGCATGGGACGCGACGCATCGTGTCGCGATCGTGCCCGTGAACACGGTTGCGGCGCTCATTCGCCTCGTTCCGACCGAAGGCACCGACATCGCGGCGCTGCGGCGCGATGCCACCGCACGTGGCCAGCAGGTCAATCGGTTGCGTAATACGCCGTTCCATCAGGTGCGAGGACTGCTGTTCGGTCCCGATGGTGTGCCATGCACGCCGCCACCCTTCGGCAAGCTGGTCGCCGTGGACATCGCTGCCAGGCGCATTCTCTGGGAGACGCCCATTGGCAACCCGGCGGCAGGGCACCGGGAGGGACCGGCACTCGGTTCGCCGAATCTCGGCGGTGCGATCGTGACGGCGGGCGGGCTCGCCTTCATCGGCGCGACACTCGACCAGAAGTTCCGCGCGATCGACGTCGCGACGGGGCGAGAGCTCTGGAGTGCGGTGCTGCCGGCCGGCGGCAAGGCGACACCGATGACGTACGTCGGCGCGAACGGCAGGCAGTACGTCGTGATCGCAGCCGGCGGCGATGGTGGCCGTTTCGGCTCCGGCGACGCGCTCGTGGCGTTCAGCCTGCCCTGA
- a CDS encoding NAD(P)-dependent alcohol dehydrogenase, producing MPTPVPGPNDLLIRVRATTVTSADWRLRSLSIPYRFGLMSRIAFGLSAPRQPILGSELAGDVVAVGARVRTFAVGDAVVASAGTRLGAHAEFCCVAADGVVVPKPRHLAYESAAALAFGGTTALDFFRRAELRSGQRIVINGASGTVGSTMLQLAVAAGAEVTAVCSGANAALVRDLGATHVVDYTATDFAAEGVRYDLIADTVGNAPYARVRQALMPRGKHLAVLATLPEMLRAPWVRLTSSHCVVAGPVTERREDLHTIVTMAAAGRFTPLIDRCLPLTEIVAAHARVESGRKRGSVVVTVNDEVRPANSAP from the coding sequence GTGCCCACTCCCGTCCCCGGCCCGAACGACCTGCTCATCCGCGTGCGCGCCACCACCGTCACGTCAGCCGACTGGCGGTTGCGCAGCCTCAGCATTCCCTACCGCTTCGGCCTCATGAGCCGGATCGCCTTTGGCCTCTCGGCACCGCGGCAGCCGATCCTTGGCAGCGAACTCGCCGGTGACGTGGTCGCGGTCGGCGCTCGGGTGCGCACCTTCGCGGTGGGCGACGCGGTGGTCGCGTCCGCCGGAACCCGGCTTGGCGCGCACGCCGAGTTCTGCTGCGTCGCCGCCGACGGGGTGGTGGTTCCGAAGCCGCGGCACCTGGCGTACGAGTCGGCCGCGGCGCTCGCCTTCGGTGGCACCACCGCGCTCGACTTCTTCCGCCGCGCGGAACTGCGCAGCGGTCAGCGGATCGTGATCAACGGCGCGTCGGGAACCGTCGGCTCGACGATGCTGCAGCTGGCGGTGGCCGCTGGCGCCGAGGTCACTGCAGTCTGCAGCGGCGCCAACGCCGCACTCGTGAGGGACCTCGGGGCCACGCATGTGGTGGACTACACCGCCACCGACTTCGCCGCCGAGGGGGTTCGCTACGACCTGATCGCGGACACCGTCGGCAACGCTCCGTACGCGCGGGTGCGCCAGGCGCTCATGCCGCGCGGGAAGCACCTCGCGGTCCTCGCCACGCTCCCGGAGATGCTCCGCGCGCCGTGGGTTCGGCTCACCAGCAGCCACTGCGTCGTCGCTGGTCCAGTGACCGAACGAAGGGAAGACCTCCACACCATCGTCACGATGGCGGCTGCAGGCCGCTTCACGCCACTGATCGACCGCTGCCTGCCGCTCACCGAGATCGTCGCAGCACACGCGCGGGTGGAGAGCGGGCGGAAGCGGGGCAGCGTGGTGGTGACGGTGAATGACGAGGTACGACCGGCGAACAGCGCACCGTAG